In Pseudomonas sp. GCEP-101, one DNA window encodes the following:
- a CDS encoding phage tail protein: MAYWEQMQNGLSQLARAAEDGRRDLDEVIAPVNGAVSDIRGAAAELEGLPGVSPDMAGKVQRLMQGIERAQIKVNKVVNTYNSAARALKGIDERVQALGEQVDRARKAVDKVVGKVGESLGSILPSSVLTPQLTPGDFMCAIPQQHLLIMTVLDSQTQFFFNIDTVPFESATRTSQLTWKEQPRLGRRGALQYVGVGSETLNLKATLMPALSRVSGKRVGWKIPNQLREIALSGKPVSLISGYGDPLGTWCLTKVTETQSALLTNGAPRKQALDLEFNRYGDDHLSQQ, encoded by the coding sequence ATGGCGTATTGGGAACAGATGCAGAACGGCCTGTCGCAGCTGGCCCGGGCGGCCGAAGATGGCCGTCGCGACCTGGACGAGGTGATCGCGCCGGTGAACGGCGCCGTCAGCGACATCCGTGGCGCGGCGGCTGAGCTGGAGGGTTTGCCCGGCGTCTCGCCGGACATGGCGGGCAAGGTGCAGCGCTTGATGCAGGGCATCGAGCGCGCGCAGATCAAGGTCAACAAGGTGGTCAACACCTACAACAGCGCAGCGCGGGCCCTGAAGGGCATCGATGAGCGCGTGCAGGCGCTGGGCGAGCAGGTCGACCGAGCGCGAAAGGCGGTGGACAAGGTGGTCGGCAAGGTCGGTGAATCGCTGGGTTCGATACTGCCCAGTTCGGTCCTGACGCCCCAGCTGACGCCCGGTGATTTCATGTGCGCCATTCCACAGCAGCACCTGCTGATCATGACCGTGCTGGACTCGCAGACGCAGTTCTTCTTCAACATCGACACGGTGCCTTTCGAATCAGCGACTCGCACGAGCCAGCTCACCTGGAAGGAGCAGCCGCGGCTGGGCCGTCGGGGCGCCCTGCAATACGTCGGCGTCGGCTCGGAAACGCTAAATCTGAAGGCGACGCTCATGCCGGCCCTGTCGCGGGTATCGGGTAAGCGCGTGGGATGGAAGATTCCGAACCAGCTGCGCGAAATCGCCTTGAGCGGCAAACCGGTGAGCCTGATCAGCGGCTATGGGGACCCCCTGGGGACCTGGTGCCTGACCAAGGTGACCGAGACGCAGAGTGCTCTGCTCACCAATGGGGCCCCGCGCAAGCAAGCCCTCGACCTGGAGTTCAATCGCTATGGCGACGACCATCTATCGCAGCAGTAA
- a CDS encoding tail protein X, with translation MATTIYRSSNGDVLDQLCYQRYGHLKGCVEAVLDANPGLADEPQPLRAGVLIRMPDLPAPDHPQVRLWD, from the coding sequence ATGGCGACGACCATCTATCGCAGCAGTAATGGCGACGTGCTGGACCAGCTCTGCTATCAGCGCTACGGCCATCTCAAGGGGTGCGTGGAAGCGGTGCTCGATGCCAATCCGGGCCTGGCCGACGAGCCGCAACCGTTGCGCGCCGGCGTGCTGATCCGTATGCCCGATTTGCCGGCTCCGGACCATCCGCAGGTGCGCCTGTGGGATTGA